The DNA segment atcataataagttatctgtttgtttcagcttatttctaataattcaggttataataatcctaaactAAATCAAACAAAGCTTTAATCTATGCTTTGAGGTCCTTAATTACCCCGTACATGAGGGCCTGTCCACCATAGATCATTTCTTAAACCTTGGTCTCTTAACACACGGTTTCGCTCCCCATGGTTGAGCCTTAACCCGTGCTTTAAGGTCACTGCTCCGTACTCAAGAACATATTCATCATAAGTCCGTTTCTTAACACATGTTTTAACCAAAGGGCCATAAAGTGATCCTTTGCTAAATCAACATTGGAAATTCATCCCGAGGAGAGTCGAACTCAGGAGCTGATAAACTCTACTAGAGAGCTACAAGTACTAGGCTACATACCTGTTCACCAGTTTCATTGTTAAAGAAAGCTCAACATTGTGTTGCATTTGTTTTTGGACGCACGCACACACACGCATAGGAGTGTAAGTGGCTAACCTGTAAAATTCACTTATAGAACAAAACAAGCCATGAACCCACTTAATTTGATTTATAAGTGGGTTCACGGCTTAACAACTTACACCCCTACACACGCAAGCCGTCGCCATGCCGTGGTGGTGTCAGCAATACATACAGTCTACAAACAAGCATGCAACGCAGAAGTGCAGAACGCGACAACGGTACCGTACCTCCATGTCCTCGATGAACACTGAACGAAGGTGGTTTTAGTCACTGCAAGAAACCCATATTGCCTGCCAGTCTTTCTTCAGGATAAAAGCGTAGGTTTGGTATGAAGCAGATGAGAAAGAGATAGTGCCTGCAGCCCTGCATGCACAAGAATTGGAATGGATGAGAGACGAAGAGTGGTAAAAAGGGCAGCAGCGTGCCTATGATAATAAGTGGGAAGGATGATGAGGAGAGCCACTGCAACAGTGGAAGCCAGTTAAAAGTGGGCAGCAACTAACACTGCACTACACTACACCTCGTGCTGCAACCGAGCAGCAAAGTTGTTTGTTGCCATGGCCACCACAGAGAAATCATGTCCCGGATCCTACAATGCAAAGCACTGTGAGTCTGTGACAACTTGAACGGCACAAGGGAGGAGAAGAGCTGGCCACATGACGGTACCTTCAGGTTTGTCAGGTCTTGATTGGGATGGAAAAATGTACTGTCGCGTGGATCTGGCAATGGAGAATGGCTGGCTCATCCTCTGAATGAATACGATGCAATGCATTGTGGTGGTTCAGACATACGACGCAGGAGATGCAGTGCCAGCAAAATCCTCAATAATTCCTCCACCTTGGGGATTCTCCATGTGTGAAGGTCCAGACTCCAGAGTTATCAAAGTCTGGGAAGAACCTGCTTTGGTGCCATCTATGATAGGGGGCGACTCAGCACTTGCACCTGCATCATGACAAAGCCAAAGAGGCCATCTATGATCTATCACAATGGCATAAACAGTAACGATAAACCTTTTGACGGTACAACACGAAAGCGAGAGTACTATGCAAAGCAGATACTAATAGGGACAATAAGCAGTCAAAGCTGGCTCCCTGCCTCTAGAAGATTTTAAAAGTGAACTTTTGGTAATAATGTTACTTCCAAATGAGGTTCATGAACTGTGAATTTCAGAGAGCACTTGTGGCATAGGCTGATAGGCAAGATCACCAGCTGGTTGCATTATgatcaaaagttttttttttcttcgaaagATCATTATGATCAAAAGTCAggtcaattcaaattttggaaaCCAGGGTGgtaaaagaaagcaaaagaagCAATCCAGCACAAGCTGATTCAGGGATCCACTACCATACTATTCGAATTATGTAACCTTTCTGACGCTATTCAGACATTTTTCCATCTTTACATTCCCACTACTCCTTGGTATAATGCCAGCCAATCACAGAATATTCATCTATCACTAGGACTTCGGTTGGCTTGCCCTTGTGCATTCAAAATAGTAGTTACTAGTATGACACAATCTCGCTGAGCCACTACTATAACACAATGGAAAGAATCTTAGCCTCTAGACCTGATTTAAAAAGATATGATCATGCCTTAATTAACAGGACCATCGCTGTCAACAAACTGGAGTATGAAATCAAGTAATCAACAACTAAACATAATAATAGACTAAAGGAGCGGAGGATTAAGAGAGATGAAAGCAAGTGTTACCTTACAAGAATAAATAAACTTCCCCATCGCAAGCAAAGAGTGGATTGTTCATAACTTCAAACTAGGCATTGCATGGTCTAGAAGTTTTGCTCTTCCAACACAATCATCCATGATTTACTTGTAGCCTCATGAATAATGACTTACTTGTATCAAATGCACCTCCTTGGTTTGATATACTTTGTATACTACTGAACTTTACTGTTCTAAAGGGTACTTTGGATGTGGTATTGAACTTATGCTAAAAATTCTGATATAGATGAAAGAATGCTGTATGAACATAAGGAGCATTTTTGTCAGAAAGAGAAGGTAATAGCGCCAACCTAAAGCTAAGAATACATTCAAAACAGCGCTTACTCATAAAGTAGACACTGAGTTCAATTACAACAGTACTTGTGAATGTTGAAATCTTTTCTACCTAAATGTTTCCAAACTAAAGAGGTGATCAGATCAAACCACACTGTGTCAAGCCATTGATGGAAATAAGGAAGGATTGATATCCTCCAGCAATTTAAGTGCTGCAACATAACTGAACCTTTGTTTATCAGCCACGCTAACCCCCCTGATGGCCTCATACGACTCAGAAACTGTTAAAAGTGATACTATCACTCTCAATTTCTCAAAGGCAGGCGCGATGTAATACGAAACCATACTGTCACAGGTTTGCACTATAAATTTTGTTTGCGATTATTATGGTACTTTTACCCATTGAAATCATTTGCAAGAATGAGATTTGCACATAAATGCAGAGAACAATCCATTCAATTAAATAAACTTGCACATCTTGGCAATGCAAATGGAATTAGCCACATTGATCagtgatccatccatccatacaaGGAGCAATAACTGACATAAAATTCCTTATTAACTAAGTACAACAAGTAGTAGGCAGAGAGATCCAAGAAGACGAAACCtagatcagaattcagaagtaGAGCCCCATCTGGACGTTCTTCTCCACGAACCCGCACTTGGCGTAGAACCCCGTCAGCTCCGGGGTGCAGTTGAGGATGACCTTGTAGCAACCCCTCCCCCTCGCGTGCTCCACGAGGCGGCGCACGACGCGCTCCCCGagcccgcggccgcgcgcggcggcgtccaccACGACGTCCTCGACGTGCCCCACCCGGCCGCACCGCCGTATGAACTTGCGCTCCACGAGCAcggcccccgcggcggcgaggcggcccgTGGCGgcgtcctccgcgacgaggaCGAGGTGGTCGGCGCCCAGCGCCGCGAGCTCCTCGAACCGCGCGCGGAAGGCCTCCTCCGTGAGgggcggcgagggggagagCTGGTTGAGGAGGCCCAGAAACCCCCTGGAGATGTCGGCGAGCTCCAGCGGCCGGATCCGGtaggcctcgccgtcgccgtcgccgccgccggcggccgcctccgccgcggcggtggggagcggcTGTTCCATGCGTGCCACTCGTGGATGCGTCTGTCAGAAGAATCGAGGAATTAAATGAGGCCCAATTCGGTTACTTTTAGGATGGCCCACTTCTGGCTATATGGGTTTGGGCCTTGAGTCCCGTGAGCTACCCAAAATGGGCCAGATTTCTTGAAGCCCAACAGCTGGTCTCCTTGGCAGCCGTTTCGCTTCGAAGACGTCTCCGGTATttactccgtcccaaaaacaAAAAGCAACTTCATCGTTGTACTAGGAGGGGCCACATTGATTCGATGTATTAGGAGGGGTCACAttgattcgttgtactaggttGGTCTttttgggactgagggagtacgtTCCAGCTCCGTACTCAGTTAGGGTTTTCGGTTCAAAGGAATTTTAGGTTCTGCAAAGCAAAAAAGCTAATCGGCGAACagcacccccacccccaccccaggGCGGGGCgcgtgttaacagtgaaatttggtaatcggcaaagacgtcatcggcttagaatcattatcggctgcagcatctcggaatcagccgatgggagttataaagtcgccaatagtcggatacatgctatattcggttaaggaaatcaatacTAAATGAAGtttatccctaagtgaccgagtttaaagaggatgcggcatgacagtttatctattaattaggaatagtttgttcattttcttttatctttaggaaagtgtgtttagtgtccgataatgactttatattttccttttatctttaggttagtttctttcttgtccgacaaggacttgtatcaacccatgggtataaatatgtacacccggggtctatgtaatctatcgctacgatcaatacaattcggcgcatcgccaccctttttacttgtacttttgttttttacgttccggcggaacttggcacccgacgcggggctgcatcgtcttcgatctccggcgaagggataagtccaatgttccgtcggtccaggcaattgtctcatctacatcggcgtcgttcaaggctgcatcagtacattcgacctcttggattgctctgatttggatgatatatttgcctacctatttatcatgtctctgttaatctagtcttagcatatcaatttagctctatcggctgtctctcgctttagggtttctgccggtatcagCTAAATCGcgttactagattagattagcctaggcatctaccaccctgaaaatcagtcaacggcttgattgtctagatattgtgtttctttttatacttagtgctgcatcagttaagtttgatctactaagtcgtgcttagaaccataatctctagcc comes from the Oryza glaberrima chromosome 9, OglaRS2, whole genome shotgun sequence genome and includes:
- the LOC127784095 gene encoding glucosamine 6-phosphate N-acetyltransferase 1, producing MEQPLPTAAAEAAAGGGDGDGEAYRIRPLELADISRGFLGLLNQLSPSPPLTEEAFRARFEELAALGADHLVLVAEDAATGRLAAAGAVLVERKFIRRCGRVGHVEDVVVDAAARGRGLGERVVRRLVEHARGRGCYKVILNCTPELTGFYAKCGFVEKNVQMGLYF